The following coding sequences are from one Desulfosporosinus orientis DSM 765 window:
- a CDS encoding Fe-S-containing protein: MANLEEKRARFAALDLERKKRQKIVLISLCTLMVIGAVAIVLSTREAIPGFDDKYSIGKSVNYTNKIVDMTEVKAEISNGQVQLSLDDLEKYKILYAMYDENFDIGNNQKGLPVMAYLSPAGRVIVASSFCEPCYSRKFHIEGDVLVCNVCFTRWAIADLTGLSGGCTKYPPQEFNYSVDKENGKIILNQEELKNWKPRDYDSSTTTKMNLN, translated from the coding sequence ATGGCAAATCTGGAAGAGAAGCGGGCGCGTTTTGCAGCTTTAGATTTAGAGCGCAAAAAGCGGCAGAAGATAGTCTTAATAAGTCTGTGTACATTGATGGTGATTGGGGCAGTGGCTATTGTCCTCTCAACCAGGGAAGCAATTCCCGGATTTGATGATAAATACTCAATAGGAAAAAGTGTCAATTATACCAATAAAATTGTTGACATGACTGAGGTGAAAGCAGAGATTAGCAACGGGCAAGTTCAACTCTCCCTTGATGATTTGGAGAAATACAAAATTCTATATGCCATGTATGATGAAAATTTTGATATCGGCAATAATCAGAAAGGACTGCCTGTTATGGCCTATTTAAGTCCTGCCGGCCGAGTTATTGTGGCAAGCAGTTTTTGTGAACCATGTTATTCCCGCAAATTTCATATAGAAGGAGATGTTTTAGTTTGTAACGTTTGTTTTACGCGTTGGGCCATTGCCGACTTGACAGGCTTATCAGGCGGCTGCACAAAGTATCCGCCTCAAGAGTTTAATTATTCGGTTGACAAGGAAAATGGTAAAATTATTCTTAATCAAGAGGAACTTAAAAATTGGAAGCCGCGAGATTATGACTCTTCAACGACGACTAAAATGAATCTTAATTAA
- a CDS encoding TerC family protein, protein MDLLVNLLTGLQASYGQFFSLQALWGVISDPVSWGAIGSLVILEGLLSSDNALVLAILVKHLPKKQQRKALFYGIFGAYLFRFLAIGFGVYLIHIRWIKIIGALYLLWMSAKYFLSNKGSEDEDPAEELKEASSYTFWRTVLQVELMDITFSIDSILAAFGVSEKEWVLFLGAILGILMMRGVAQVFLALIEKYPELETTAYILIAIIGLKMFGNVFGFDLSEGVFFSILLLIFLATFVVHHLRKSIGKKDSKTMDQNTKHLFGK, encoded by the coding sequence ATGGATTTATTAGTTAACCTTTTAACTGGGCTCCAGGCCAGTTATGGTCAATTCTTTTCGCTTCAGGCTTTATGGGGGGTGATTTCTGATCCCGTGAGCTGGGGGGCTATTGGATCTTTGGTCATTTTAGAAGGATTACTTTCTTCGGATAATGCTTTAGTATTGGCGATCTTGGTTAAACACTTGCCTAAAAAGCAGCAGAGAAAAGCATTATTTTATGGTATCTTTGGTGCTTACTTATTTAGGTTTTTAGCAATCGGCTTTGGAGTGTATCTTATCCATATCCGCTGGATCAAGATTATAGGTGCTCTTTACCTGTTATGGATGTCTGCAAAGTATTTTTTATCCAACAAAGGATCGGAAGATGAAGATCCGGCTGAAGAGCTTAAAGAGGCGAGCTCATACACTTTTTGGAGAACAGTCCTGCAAGTTGAGTTAATGGACATCACCTTCAGTATTGACAGTATTTTGGCGGCTTTCGGTGTCAGCGAAAAAGAATGGGTACTCTTCTTAGGGGCGATCCTGGGAATTCTCATGATGAGGGGTGTTGCTCAAGTATTCTTAGCCTTGATTGAAAAGTATCCTGAACTTGAGACGACTGCTTATATATTAATTGCCATTATTGGTCTGAAAATGTTCGGTAATGTCTTTGGATTTGATCTTTCGGAAGGGGTTTTCTTTAGCATCTTGCTTCTAATATTCCTCGCTACGTTTGTTGTTCATCACTTGCGTAAGTCAATTGGGAAAAAAGATTCAAAGACCATGGACCAAAATACAAAGCATCTTTTTGGTAAGTAA
- a CDS encoding TerD family protein, whose amino-acid sequence MIINLQKGEKISLTKENSNLTKLLVGLGWDTNEYSGGFAFDLDASAFLLDQNGNASGIEDFIFYNNLEGGNGSVIHTGDNLTGEGEGDDEVIKIDLQKIPERIKKIAITVTIYEAVKRVQNFGQVANAYVRVINELTNEEFIHYDLGEDFSVETAVVVCEIYRHNDEWKFGAVGSGFSGGLQALCANYGLQAG is encoded by the coding sequence ATGATTATCAATTTGCAAAAAGGAGAAAAAATTAGTTTAACAAAAGAAAATTCTAACCTTACTAAACTACTTGTCGGTTTAGGCTGGGATACGAATGAATACTCTGGGGGCTTTGCCTTTGACTTAGATGCCTCGGCCTTTTTACTTGACCAAAATGGCAATGCTTCAGGTATTGAAGATTTTATTTTTTATAATAATTTGGAAGGTGGCAATGGTTCAGTTATTCATACAGGCGATAACCTTACCGGCGAAGGTGAGGGGGATGATGAAGTGATCAAGATAGATTTGCAAAAAATACCGGAAAGGATAAAAAAGATCGCTATTACCGTTACGATATATGAGGCAGTTAAGAGGGTTCAAAACTTTGGCCAGGTTGCCAACGCTTATGTTCGTGTTATCAACGAACTTACAAACGAAGAATTTATTCACTATGATTTGGGTGAAGATTTTTCTGTTGAGACAGCCGTTGTTGTCTGTGAGATTTACAGGCACAATGATGAATGGAAATTCGGAGCAGTCGGCAGCGGCTTTTCAGGTGGTCTTCAAGCCCTGTGCGCCAATTATGGACTGCAAGCCGGTTAA
- a CDS encoding CcmD family protein, with protein sequence MDTLFYLFLAYSMIWVLIFGYSLRLGKRQAKLQKELKRLQEIINSKSVTLPQ encoded by the coding sequence ATGGATACGTTGTTTTATTTGTTTCTCGCCTATTCGATGATTTGGGTTTTGATTTTCGGGTACAGTTTGCGGCTGGGAAAACGACAAGCTAAGCTCCAGAAAGAGCTTAAACGTTTGCAAGAAATTATAAACAGTAAGTCTGTAACGCTGCCCCAGTAG
- a CDS encoding four-helix bundle copper-binding protein: MPISTNATAALQACIDACNACMQACEECYTACLNEPDVEARIQCIRVLRDCADICSLSSQYMSRNSQFSAQLCANCATICDACAAECAKMKDTHCQKCADMCRKCADECRKMASQTQAAK, translated from the coding sequence ATGCCGATTTCTACCAATGCTACCGCAGCACTTCAGGCATGTATCGATGCCTGTAATGCTTGTATGCAAGCCTGTGAAGAATGTTATACCGCCTGTTTGAATGAACCTGATGTGGAAGCCCGCATTCAATGTATCCGTGTTTTAAGGGATTGCGCAGATATCTGCTCTCTGTCATCCCAATATATGTCGAGAAATAGTCAATTTTCCGCTCAACTCTGCGCCAATTGTGCCACAATCTGTGATGCTTGTGCCGCCGAGTGTGCCAAAATGAAAGACACCCATTGTCAAAAATGTGCCGATATGTGCCGGAAGTGTGCTGATGAATGCAGGAAAATGGCATCACAAACTCAAGCAGCTAAGTAA
- the ftsH gene encoding ATP-dependent zinc metalloprotease FtsH — MNEQKESQKYSKFQYLGIVMLALMLLNVFVFPSLMKQQLTQVDYGTFLNQIERGAVSEVEIQDNQIIYTAEDEAKKTTKYTTGIVNDPELVNRLHSAGVKFSQAIPKENSLLFNTLITWVLPLIFIIGIGQLFASQMQKRMGGMKAMNFGKSNAKIYVQTQTGKTFADVAGQDESKEALSEIVDFLHNPQKYSEIGANLPKGALLVGPPGTGKTLLAKAIAGEAKVPFFSISGSEFVEMFVGMGAAKVRDLFKQANEKAPCIVFIDEIDTIGKKRGHTAIGGSDEHEQTLNQLLTEMDGFDGKKGIVILAATNRPETLDKALLRPGRFDRRIPVELPSLTGREAILKVHAQKIKMEENVNFNAIARATSGASGADLANIINEGALRAVKCGRTRVSQADLEAAVEVVIAGYERKNAVISPKEKEIIAYHEIGHALVAAKQTDSAPVHKITIIPRTSGALGYTMQIEEDERVLMNKEEAFNKIATYTGGRAAEELVFGTFTSGASNDIEQATKIARSMVTRLGMSQNFDMMALETMNNPYLGGDASLTCSAETAAKIDHEVLNIIKSAHNKAICILKENIDKVHELANYLLNKETITGEEFMEILSH, encoded by the coding sequence TTGAACGAGCAAAAGGAATCACAGAAATATTCTAAATTTCAATACTTAGGTATTGTAATGCTAGCTTTAATGTTGCTTAATGTCTTTGTATTCCCATCTTTAATGAAACAGCAGCTTACTCAGGTTGACTACGGCACCTTCTTGAACCAAATAGAACGTGGAGCCGTTAGTGAGGTAGAAATTCAAGATAATCAGATTATATATACTGCAGAGGATGAAGCTAAAAAAACTACTAAGTATACCACAGGAATTGTCAATGATCCAGAGCTGGTAAATCGCCTGCACAGTGCCGGTGTAAAGTTCTCTCAGGCCATACCCAAAGAAAATTCCCTGCTGTTTAATACTCTTATAACCTGGGTTCTGCCCTTAATATTCATTATCGGAATTGGACAATTGTTCGCAAGCCAGATGCAAAAACGTATGGGCGGCATGAAAGCTATGAACTTCGGCAAAAGTAATGCTAAAATCTATGTTCAGACCCAAACCGGCAAGACCTTTGCCGATGTAGCCGGACAAGATGAATCAAAAGAGGCCCTTAGCGAGATTGTCGATTTTCTTCATAACCCCCAAAAATATTCAGAAATAGGTGCTAATCTTCCTAAGGGGGCATTACTTGTGGGGCCTCCCGGAACAGGTAAAACTTTGCTGGCCAAGGCTATAGCAGGAGAAGCAAAGGTTCCCTTCTTTTCCATTTCAGGTTCTGAGTTTGTAGAAATGTTTGTAGGTATGGGCGCAGCCAAAGTACGCGATTTATTCAAACAAGCAAATGAAAAAGCCCCCTGCATCGTTTTCATTGACGAGATCGACACCATTGGAAAAAAACGGGGTCATACCGCAATTGGAGGAAGCGATGAACATGAACAAACCCTTAATCAGTTGCTTACTGAAATGGATGGCTTCGATGGTAAAAAAGGTATCGTAATCCTTGCTGCAACTAATCGACCTGAAACTCTGGACAAAGCACTGCTTCGTCCAGGCAGATTTGACCGCCGAATCCCAGTTGAACTTCCAAGTCTGACAGGGCGTGAGGCAATTTTAAAGGTTCACGCTCAAAAAATTAAGATGGAAGAGAACGTCAATTTTAACGCTATTGCCCGGGCTACTTCAGGCGCTTCAGGTGCAGACCTGGCCAATATTATTAATGAAGGTGCACTGCGGGCAGTTAAATGCGGCAGAACGAGAGTCAGTCAAGCTGACTTAGAAGCAGCTGTTGAAGTCGTTATAGCCGGTTATGAACGCAAAAACGCAGTGATCTCACCTAAAGAGAAAGAAATCATCGCCTACCACGAAATTGGTCATGCTTTAGTTGCAGCTAAGCAAACTGATTCCGCTCCTGTTCATAAAATTACGATCATTCCAAGAACATCGGGGGCCCTAGGCTACACAATGCAGATTGAGGAAGACGAACGTGTACTGATGAACAAAGAAGAAGCCTTTAATAAAATTGCTACCTATACAGGAGGTCGCGCAGCTGAAGAGCTGGTTTTTGGTACCTTTACATCAGGTGCATCCAACGACATCGAACAAGCAACCAAGATTGCCCGGTCAATGGTCACCCGACTTGGTATGAGTCAAAACTTTGATATGATGGCACTGGAGACAATGAATAACCCCTACCTGGGAGGGGATGCCTCCCTTACTTGTTCTGCTGAAACTGCGGCAAAGATTGATCATGAAGTACTCAATATTATTAAAAGTGCTCATAATAAGGCAATCTGTATTCTGAAAGAAAATATTGATAAGGTGCATGAGCTAGCAAACTATTTGTTGAATAAAGAAACTATTACTGGTGAAGAGTTTATGGAGATTCTTTCACATTAA
- a CDS encoding metal-sensitive transcriptional regulator produces MNTEDNKDSCPFCQHEESNLSDRTSHHDDKTIKALVTRMNRIEGQIRGIKGMIERHVYCDDILNQISSARSALDGVSRLLLEKHMKSCVKEQLEAGDEQIIDEVLQTIFRMIR; encoded by the coding sequence ATGAATACAGAAGATAATAAGGATTCCTGCCCTTTCTGCCAACATGAAGAGAGCAATTTAAGTGATCGAACAAGTCATCATGATGATAAGACGATCAAAGCCTTAGTGACTCGGATGAACAGAATTGAAGGGCAAATCCGAGGGATTAAAGGAATGATTGAACGTCACGTATATTGCGATGATATCCTTAACCAGATCTCTTCCGCCCGATCTGCTTTAGACGGTGTTTCACGCCTGCTTTTAGAAAAGCATATGAAATCCTGTGTAAAAGAACAGCTTGAAGCGGGAGACGAGCAGATAATTGATGAAGTTCTTCAAACGATTTTTCGCATGATTCGCTAA
- a CDS encoding CopZ family metallochaperone — protein MSQTTLKVEGMTCNHCKMHVEKALQGVNGVEAVQVDLAAKTAIVTGAADRAELIKAVSEAGYSAE, from the coding sequence ATGAGCCAAACTACACTTAAAGTTGAAGGTATGACCTGCAACCACTGTAAGATGCATGTTGAAAAAGCACTTCAAGGTGTTAACGGTGTCGAAGCCGTTCAAGTGGATCTTGCTGCCAAAACCGCTATTGTAACAGGAGCTGCAGATCGGGCAGAGCTGATAAAAGCCGTTAGCGAAGCCGGCTATTCTGCCGAATAA
- a CDS encoding heme exporter protein CcmB: MSFLRKVRSLLWKEIKSELQSKEMLSSMMVFSLLVVVVFGFAVNPNKDLLAEVLPGFIWITMIFAGMLCLNRSFSMEKQNDCLSGLMLCPFDRSAIYVAKMIMNLLLMIIVEGVTIPLFFIMFNYPGPQQVGLFVIALLLGTYGFMAVGTFLAALSSATKSGEILMPILLIPLIIPVLISAVIVTKGSFGLVGGGTDLYLKILVIFGVIFTVLPMLLFDYLLEV, translated from the coding sequence ATGAGTTTCCTTAGAAAAGTGAGAAGTTTACTATGGAAAGAAATTAAGAGTGAGCTTCAAAGTAAGGAAATGCTGAGTTCGATGATGGTATTTTCTCTATTGGTGGTAGTTGTTTTCGGATTTGCTGTCAATCCAAACAAAGATTTACTGGCAGAGGTTTTGCCGGGATTCATTTGGATTACCATGATTTTTGCAGGAATGCTTTGTCTTAATCGATCCTTCTCTATGGAGAAACAGAATGACTGTTTATCAGGGTTGATGCTCTGCCCCTTCGATCGCAGTGCTATTTACGTGGCTAAAATGATCATGAACCTCTTATTGATGATTATTGTAGAAGGCGTAACCATTCCGCTGTTCTTCATTATGTTCAATTACCCCGGACCACAGCAGGTGGGATTGTTCGTCATAGCTCTTTTGCTTGGCACCTATGGCTTTATGGCAGTGGGTACCTTTTTGGCAGCTTTGTCTTCAGCGACAAAAAGCGGGGAGATTCTTATGCCAATTCTTTTAATTCCGCTGATAATTCCGGTATTGATCAGCGCTGTCATCGTTACTAAAGGCAGTTTTGGTCTAGTGGGAGGCGGAACAGATCTTTATCTTAAGATTCTTGTTATCTTCGGAGTTATCTTTACCGTATTACCGATGCTTCTCTTCGATTATTTACTGGAGGTATAG
- a CDS encoding heavy metal translocating P-type ATPase yields the protein MTEPLRLEDKVINVQSMTCQHCVRHVTKALEKLPSIEQVQVSLENSQASFKYNPSQVAFDEIRAAIEDAGYSMDGPENSPENPEPEITTSEHKEIEHQQQLFKISGMTCANCALTIEKGLKNMPGVKTAAVNFASEKLSVDIDPSIVQEEEILSKIKDLGYGASAEGSEGKQQFKVSGMTCANCALTIEKKLKNTPGVQHAAVNFANETVTVEFDPALTNMRDIFEQIRDAGYIPLDNKGDDQEDRTAIKQRNWLIFSAVLALPILPLMYLPMSKTLLYTMLVLATIVQFTAGWTFYRGAYHSLKNRSANMDVLVAIGITASYGYSVMTTFPNIFFAGPTFFDTSALLIVFVRFGKYLEAKAKGRAGQALKRLLELQADKARLLVDGKEQEVAASDVKIGDIVVVKPGEKIPVDGDIIEGQASIDEAMVTGESIPIDKGVGDPVIGATINRSGSIKVKTTKTGKDTMLSGIIKMVEDAQGVKPPIQRLADTISNFFVPTVVAISVITFLIWYFAVHSTFVFAFTAAIAVLVIACPCALGLATPTAIMVGSGVGLNRGILFKSAAVLESIAHLQAIGFDKTGTLTKGAPEVTDIIPYTSLTREEVLKIAAAGENPSIHPLAQAVVSQAKKENLQIQEVSDYLEESGHGVVCTYQGKSLLIGNIKLMQEHGIDVLETEQDSQRLAESGKTTSFIALDGRVIGLLALADVLKESTKEAIARLQQLGLKTFMITGDNKKVANVVGREVGIDDVIAEILPQDKINIVKKFQEQGLKVAMVGDGINDAPALAQADIGIAIGSGTDVAKETGDIVLVRNDLLDVERAIRLGRKTLTKIKQNLFWALIYNMIGIPIAAGALYSITGKLLPPEWAGLAMAFSSVSVVTSSLLLRGYDKKLVN from the coding sequence ATGACAGAACCATTAAGACTCGAGGATAAAGTCATTAATGTTCAGAGCATGACATGCCAGCACTGCGTCAGGCATGTAACAAAAGCCCTAGAAAAACTCCCGAGTATCGAACAAGTCCAGGTCTCTTTAGAAAATTCTCAAGCTTCATTTAAGTATAACCCCTCCCAAGTTGCCTTTGATGAGATACGCGCAGCAATCGAAGACGCGGGATATTCCATGGATGGACCGGAAAATTCCCCGGAGAACCCAGAACCAGAAATTACTACATCTGAGCACAAAGAAATCGAACACCAACAACAACTGTTTAAGATTTCGGGCATGACCTGTGCCAACTGTGCCTTAACTATCGAAAAAGGCCTAAAGAATATGCCTGGTGTTAAAACGGCTGCCGTGAACTTTGCCTCCGAAAAGCTTTCTGTGGATATTGACCCAAGTATCGTGCAAGAGGAAGAAATCCTCTCCAAAATTAAGGATTTGGGTTATGGGGCTTCTGCCGAAGGCTCTGAAGGAAAACAACAGTTCAAAGTCAGTGGAATGACCTGCGCTAATTGTGCGTTAACCATTGAGAAAAAACTTAAAAACACCCCCGGCGTCCAACATGCTGCGGTGAATTTTGCCAATGAAACGGTTACAGTAGAATTTGATCCCGCCTTGACGAATATGCGTGACATTTTTGAGCAGATTCGAGATGCCGGATACATCCCTTTAGATAATAAAGGGGACGATCAAGAAGACCGTACCGCTATTAAGCAGCGAAACTGGCTGATTTTTAGTGCGGTGCTTGCTTTGCCTATCCTGCCCCTCATGTATCTGCCAATGTCCAAAACACTCCTTTACACCATGCTCGTTTTGGCAACCATTGTTCAGTTTACTGCAGGCTGGACTTTCTATCGCGGGGCTTACCACTCCTTGAAAAACCGTTCGGCAAACATGGATGTTTTAGTCGCCATTGGGATTACAGCTTCTTATGGTTACAGTGTAATGACGACTTTTCCTAACATTTTCTTTGCTGGCCCCACCTTTTTTGACACATCCGCTTTGCTGATCGTGTTTGTGCGATTTGGAAAATATCTTGAAGCCAAAGCAAAAGGTCGAGCAGGTCAGGCATTAAAACGCTTACTTGAACTTCAGGCTGATAAAGCGCGCTTACTCGTTGATGGCAAAGAACAAGAGGTCGCTGCCTCAGATGTTAAGATCGGGGATATCGTGGTCGTCAAGCCAGGTGAAAAGATCCCCGTTGACGGGGATATTATTGAAGGACAAGCCAGTATTGATGAAGCCATGGTAACAGGCGAATCTATTCCCATTGATAAAGGTGTAGGGGATCCGGTCATTGGCGCAACCATTAATCGTTCGGGCAGTATTAAAGTGAAAACGACGAAAACCGGCAAGGATACAATGCTGTCCGGGATCATTAAGATGGTTGAGGACGCTCAAGGAGTTAAACCGCCCATTCAACGGCTTGCTGATACAATCTCCAACTTTTTTGTGCCCACGGTAGTTGCCATCTCTGTAATTACCTTTTTAATTTGGTATTTTGCAGTCCATAGTACTTTCGTTTTTGCCTTTACCGCGGCCATTGCGGTCTTAGTCATTGCTTGCCCTTGTGCCTTGGGACTTGCTACCCCAACCGCCATAATGGTAGGCAGTGGCGTTGGATTGAATCGAGGCATCTTGTTTAAATCCGCCGCCGTCCTGGAGAGCATTGCCCATCTTCAAGCCATTGGCTTCGATAAAACAGGGACCCTGACCAAGGGAGCGCCAGAAGTAACGGATATTATCCCCTACACTTCGTTAACCCGAGAAGAGGTTTTGAAAATTGCTGCTGCGGGAGAGAATCCATCCATTCATCCCTTAGCTCAGGCTGTCGTTTCCCAAGCTAAGAAGGAAAATCTTCAGATTCAAGAGGTCTCTGATTATTTAGAGGAAAGTGGACATGGGGTTGTTTGCACCTATCAAGGCAAATCATTACTCATTGGCAACATTAAGCTAATGCAGGAGCATGGAATCGACGTTCTGGAAACGGAACAAGACTCCCAGCGCTTGGCAGAGTCGGGTAAAACAACGAGCTTTATTGCTTTGGACGGCCGAGTCATTGGCCTCCTTGCTCTGGCTGATGTCCTTAAAGAGAGCACCAAAGAAGCTATTGCCCGCCTTCAACAGCTCGGCCTCAAGACTTTTATGATTACTGGGGATAATAAAAAAGTGGCGAACGTTGTTGGCAGAGAAGTCGGCATTGACGACGTTATTGCTGAAATCTTGCCCCAAGATAAAATTAATATTGTTAAAAAGTTTCAAGAACAAGGGCTTAAAGTAGCCATGGTGGGCGATGGGATTAATGATGCCCCGGCTTTAGCTCAAGCTGATATCGGGATTGCCATTGGTTCTGGAACGGATGTTGCCAAAGAAACAGGAGACATCGTCCTCGTTCGCAATGACCTCCTCGATGTTGAACGTGCAATACGCCTGGGTCGCAAAACACTTACCAAGATAAAACAGAATCTTTTCTGGGCATTGATTTACAACATGATTGGTATTCCCATAGCTGCCGGTGCGCTCTACTCCATAACCGGTAAACTTTTGCCTCCAGAGTGGGCGGGCTTGGCCATGGCCTTCTCTTCAGTCTCGGTTGTCACCAGTTCTCTTCTGTTAAGGGGCTATGATAAAAAACTAGTTAATTAG
- a CDS encoding cytochrome c biogenesis protein, which yields MTKSTCSRVMETILAWSAFISMLAALYLALVYAPTERTMGDIQRIFYFHVASAWVGMLAFLVVFVASIAYLLTRRVSWDIYAQSSAEIGVFFTTIVLVTGPIWAKPIWNTWWTWDPRLTTTLILWFLYLAYGKLRSAIGEEEKKARLAAVFGILAFVVVPIDFFAIRWWRTMHPGALVSSNGIALAPDMLQAFFVSLFAFSLLYGYFMIRSVRIERMRAEIRWLKDEMFN from the coding sequence GTGACTAAAAGCACCTGTTCTCGTGTAATGGAAACGATTCTGGCCTGGTCTGCGTTTATATCAATGTTGGCAGCTCTTTATTTAGCACTGGTTTATGCTCCGACTGAAAGAACAATGGGTGATATTCAACGGATCTTTTACTTTCACGTTGCTTCGGCTTGGGTCGGTATGCTTGCTTTTTTAGTTGTCTTTGTTGCCAGCATTGCTTACCTTTTAACAAGGCGGGTCAGCTGGGATATCTACGCTCAATCATCGGCAGAAATTGGTGTGTTTTTTACAACGATTGTTCTAGTTACCGGCCCCATTTGGGCCAAACCCATATGGAATACTTGGTGGACTTGGGATCCACGTCTGACGACCACTCTCATTCTGTGGTTTTTGTATTTGGCCTATGGCAAGCTTCGTTCAGCTATCGGCGAGGAAGAAAAGAAAGCTCGCCTTGCAGCAGTGTTTGGCATCTTGGCCTTTGTAGTTGTACCCATCGATTTCTTTGCCATTCGTTGGTGGAGAACAATGCATCCCGGCGCCTTGGTGAGTTCAAATGGAATAGCTTTGGCACCTGACATGCTGCAGGCATTCTTTGTCAGCCTGTTCGCTTTTAGTTTATTGTACGGTTATTTCATGATTCGCAGTGTTCGTATTGAACGGATGAGAGCTGAGATTCGTTGGTTAAAAGATGAAATGTTTAACTAA
- the ccmA gene encoding heme ABC exporter ATP-binding protein CcmA: MIVTRGLTKKIGNKQILKGIDLEIASGEFVTCFGPNGAGKSTTLKILAMLTKPSGGQVLIDGQDVRENGSTLRRKIGLISHHSFLYENLTAWENLEFYGRMYEVPNLKKRITQLLNEVGLSFAADDPVHSFSRGMQQRLSIARALVHNPPILLMDEPYTGLDEIAKGVLKQILSQLAQSSHTVFLITHDFDQGLEQSDQALILAGGRIIYTCNPRRLQREEFRQRYLEVVGGV; this comes from the coding sequence GTGATCGTCACTCGAGGTCTCACTAAGAAAATTGGTAATAAACAAATTTTAAAGGGAATTGATCTGGAAATTGCTTCTGGGGAATTCGTGACATGTTTTGGCCCCAATGGAGCAGGAAAAAGCACAACGCTGAAGATTCTGGCTATGCTGACAAAACCTTCAGGCGGGCAGGTACTGATTGATGGCCAGGACGTAAGGGAGAATGGTTCAACGCTGCGACGTAAGATAGGGTTGATATCCCATCACTCCTTTCTCTACGAGAACCTAACAGCGTGGGAAAACCTGGAGTTCTACGGCAGGATGTATGAAGTGCCGAACCTGAAAAAAAGGATAACTCAGCTGTTAAATGAAGTGGGACTGTCCTTTGCCGCGGATGATCCGGTACATTCTTTCTCTCGCGGGATGCAGCAAAGACTATCGATTGCTCGTGCGCTGGTCCACAATCCGCCTATTCTTTTAATGGACGAGCCTTATACGGGACTGGATGAAATAGCCAAAGGGGTTTTAAAGCAAATTTTAAGTCAGCTGGCTCAAAGCAGCCATACAGTGTTCCTGATTACCCATGACTTTGACCAGGGCCTGGAACAGAGTGACCAAGCTCTGATTCTGGCAGGTGGGCGTATTATCTACACTTGCAATCCCCGGAGATTACAGCGCGAAGAGTTTAGGCAGCGTTATTTAGAGGTTGTAGGAGGAGTCTAA